In Gigantopelta aegis isolate Gae_Host chromosome 6, Gae_host_genome, whole genome shotgun sequence, the following are encoded in one genomic region:
- the LOC121375278 gene encoding microsomal glutathione S-transferase 2-like produces the protein MSDRMMHPDFLQLQDIVFPATVTLISGLQLVQMARRVGKLRLKLKIEYPTMTGDPLFERVLRAQQNSFEFHPIFLSSLWMSSLFFHQVPSSLMGIVYIYSRQKYIEGYSKDAESRLPGFKLGMKSMMVMLAMSVAGIVTVTTRMYTGVDLAEKASGFIQRALPWQ, from the exons ATGAGTGACAGAATGATGCATCCAGATTTTCTCCAACTTCAAGACATTGTTTTCCCAGCAACTGTGACCCTCATCAGTGGGCTTCAGTTAG TTCAAATGGCTCGCCGGGTTGGTAAACTAAGATTGAAGTTGAAGATTGAGTACCCAACTATGACCGGAGATCCTTTATTTGAACGAGTTTTGAGAGCACA ACAaaactcctttgaattccaccCAATATTTCTGAGTAGCTTGTGGATGTCATCACTGTTCTTTCATCAAG TGCCTTCATCTCTAATGggtattgtttacatttattcaaGACAGAAATACATCGAGGGATATAGCAAGGATGCAGAATCAAG gCTCCCAGGATTTAAGCTTGGTATGAAGAGCATGATGGTTATGTTAGCAATGTCTGTTGCTGGCATAGTAACCGTTACCACAAGAATGTACACTGGAGTTGACCTTGCCGAGAAAGCATCTGGATTCATTCAGAGAGCTCTGCCATGGCAGTAG